The DNA sequence CGCTGCAGCTCTTTTCCTATTCCTCGGTGAAATTCGGCGGTTCGAAGCAATTGCTGCGGCTCGGCTTCATCACCCCCATTCCCAAGGGCGCCGCTGGCGGCAAGCGCTAGCCTCGGGGCCACTCGCCCGCGCCAGTCGGCCCGCGCCGCAACAAAGCGCGCGCGCTCCGGCAGGATGACCCCATCACCGTGCCGCTTCCGGCCATATCTCCAGGCCAACGATGAGCGGCATGCCCGGTTACCGCGCGGCCGATGGACCGTTTTTCAACCGACCCGCGAGCTTGGCCGTTGATAATTCGACCGACCGCTCCATTTACACCTCAGAGGCACTTAACCTGAGGAGAAGCCTGCATGAATCGAAACACAGTCATCGGCATCCTGGTTGTGATCGTGCTCATCGTCCTGGGCGTCGTGTACCTGAAACCGGGGGCCAAGCAGGCCGCCGAGACGGCACCGGCGACGACGACAACGACGCAGCCCGCAACGACCGAGCAGCCAGCAACGACGCAGCAGCCGGCAACGACTGACCAGTCGACGACGCAGCCCGCGACCACTCAGCCGTCGACGAGCGAACCGGCAACGACGCAGCCGTCAACGCAACCGGCAACGACCCAGCCGTCGACGACCCCGTAACGGCGACGAAACGCGACCACCCCTGCCGCACCGGCGGCCAGCGGGTGGTCGCATGAAACAGGGGGCAATCAGGCAGCCCCCGGAACAAGCACGTGTTTTCTTTCGGTTCGCTGATGATATGAATCCGGCAACCGCAAAGGAGCCCTGAATGCGCGTCGCGTTGCTATGCTTGCTGCTTCTGACGTCCTGTATCCCGCACATCCCCGAAGAGGTTCTCGACGCCAACTGGTGCAGGGACATGGCGGCGGCAAAGGCCAAGGCCACCGGTACCGGGCGAGCGAACCTTGCCGCAGCGATGATAAGACACGACTGCGCCGCCAAGTTCGCCGCCGAACAGCGATCCGCAGCCGCCCCGACGGATCAGGGTGATCCCCCTTCCAGACGACCCAAATCGTGAAGCCGATCGAGGGAAAGGAAGAGGCCCGCTGACGCGGGCCTCAGTTGTGTCTCGTAACCGGATAGCCGACCGGCATTTGCCAGAGCGATATGTCGGCGATCGCAGGCTTCCTCATGCCCTCCTCCACGCCGATATCGCGGAGCATGCGATCGGACAGATGGCTGACATGGTCGAGCGTCCGGCGACGCCTCCAGGCAGCAAGAAGGAAGGCACCGACGATCCGCCGGAAGCCGAACGTTTGAAACAGGTCGTCCATGATCGCTGGCAGGGTGCCGGCGGAGGTAAGTCGCAATTCGCGCATGATTGATCCCGCCGCCGCGAGCGGCCGGGTCCTCTAGATTATGGATGCGCGCGGACACGGAAACGCGTTCCGGGAGCCGGTCACATCAAGTCAAAATGGAAAATACGAAAAGGCGGAACTCGGGTCGCGTTTACGCGCCGAAGTAATTCACAGAATTGTGACCCACTCGTCGTGACGAGCAAGCCATTCCACCAGAGGTGAGCATCTGAACAAGATTATGATTCATCGTATGCCTCCTCTAGTTTGAGCTCCGATTTGATGAAATTTACACGAGTTTACTTCTGCGGCAAGAGGACAATCGCAAACTGTCCGAATGACGAAGTGCCTGTTGCACGGGAGCAACAGGTGATGGTTGCGGAACAGAAACCAGGGACCACCACTGCGACCCGCCGGCGCACGGCCTGGCAAGCCGGAATCAGACGCATGTTTTCGGGACCACGTGAACATGTTTGCCGACGCGGCTGAAGCGAAAGACGAAAACATCAAGCTGTTGGTAGATTTCAAAAGACTGTCGACAAGCGGCTTCCGCACGGCGAGCACGCTACTCCACACGCCGGAAGCGCGGATTGCCGCCGCCGCGCCTGCCGGACTGCGGATAGTCCCGAGCTCAAGCGAGTCGCGGTGGCTTCGTCGATGAAGTGCTCAACCCGGCTTTCGGAATGCGTGACTGCGCGACGAAGCTTCGGCGCACGTTCGACTGCCGCCTGCCCCGCAAAATCAGAATGCTCGTCCACCGCGTTCACGGTTCGGCGCCACAAGGCATAAACCTGAGGAAGTTGAATTCAATCAGCGTTTTAGGAGAAGTTTTGGTGGGTGATCACGGGCTCGAACCGTGGACCCGCTGATTAAGAGTCAGCTGCTCTACCAACTGAGCTAATCACCCATCCGCGACCGCTTCGGAGTGTCCCGTCGCTGTCGTGAGGGGGCGTATAAAGGCGTTCGGTTGGGTTGTCCAGCGCCTTTGTGAAAATCTTTTGAAAAATCTCATCGGGCCAAGGCAAACCCTGTGGAGAACGCCCGCATCCCTCCATGGATGCAGGAAACAAGGGAGGCGCGACGAAAACGTGTGTGACAGCGGCCGGTTTGATCCGGGTGGCCGCGTCATCGGCGTGCGCTGATCGCGCGGCCCGGGGAAAGCAAACGCAATCAAATCGAGGCCAGATGGAAACGCTGTGAGTTTATGATCGTGTAATGCAAATATCCTCTTGAGTGTCATCGGGTCGTGCGTTAAAGCGACGCCATGGATGGGTGATTAGCTCAGTTGGTAGAGCAGCTGACTCTTAATCAGCGGGTCCACGGTTCGAGCCCGTGATCACCCACCAAACTTCTCCTAAGACGCTGATTAAGCTGAATTTTCCAAAAACGTTATCTCCGCCTCACACGTAGAGTTCGCCGGCGGCGATCTTCACCGCGTGGCCGCCGATGCGGGCATTGCTGATCTCTCCGCCCGAGATATCCAGATGCAGGTGAATGAAGGACGGCCGCCCCATCTCCACCCCCTGCTCGACGAGCACCGGGTGATGGCCGTCGACGAACTGGTCAAAAAAATGGATGGCGCCGGAGAGAGCGGCCACGGCCGAGCCGGTCGCCGGGTCCTCGAGGCTGCCGGCACCGGGACCGAACTTGCGGGCGTGGAAGCGCGCCGTGTGGTTCACGCCGCCGCGGCAATAGACATAGGCCGAGGCCAGCCGTCCCTCGGCCATCGGCGTCAGCTGCTCCCAACGCAGCGAATCGAACTCGATCGAAGAAACCGCAGCAACATCGTGCACCGGCACCATGACGAAGGGCGCGCCGGCACTCCAGAACGAAGGCACGTGGTTCTCGAAGCCGATCTGCGATTGTTTCAGGCTCAATGCGTCGGCGATCGCCTGCCGGTCGAAGCGCGCATCGAGCCGTACCGATTTGCGCGGCAGGTCGAACTCGGCAAAGCTTGCAGCCCCCGACTTGAGGCGGACGGCACAGCGCACCGGGCCCACCTTTTCCTCCAGCACCTGCACCACGTCGATCCCCTCTTCGATCGCGCCTTGCTGCGCCTCGGCGATGGCGATCGCCGCGCCGACGGTCGGATGTCCGGCAAAGGGCAACTCCTGGGCGGGGGTGAAGATCCGGAGCTTTGCCGTATGGGCCGCACCGCCCGGCCTGCGGATGAACACCGTCTCCGACAGGTTGAACTCCTGCGCGATCGCCTGCATCGCCTCGTCGTCCAGCCAATCGGCGCCGAAGACCACAGCCAGTGGATTGCCTTCGAGTTGCCTGTCGGTAAAGACGTCGTAGATCGCGTAGCTCAGCGCCATTCATGTCCCCTTGCGAATAGACCTCGAAACTTTGCAGTGTCGGGACGCATGCGGCAAGGCTTAAAAGCACCGGTACACAGCTCGGCACGGATCACGTTTTCTTTAGCTGTTGGGCGCCGTACCCGGGCGGTGTCATATGTTCGCAATCAAATGCCCGCTATTGCGGCACTGCGAAGGAACGGCGCGGGGCGCCAGCGTTGGGAGAAGCAAGATGGTGATGCTGATCTGCCTGCACGGAAGCAGCGGCAGGCCGGCGGACTGGGGCAGCTTCCCCGAGGAAGTGGCGCCGACCATCAGGAGCCACCGGCTGCAAGGCGGCATCCCGTCGAACGACGGCCATACCTTCTTCACGAAATTGCCGGATGGGACGATAGACCCGGCGGAGATCGCCACTCGCGCCGATGCGCTTGCGGCACATATCGCAACATTCGAACCCGGCGCGGCGCCGCTCCTGATGGGCTATTCGAGTGGCGCCACCATCGCCGCTGCCATTCTGCTGCGGCATCCTTCCGCCAGCGCCGGCGCCGTCCTGCTTCGCCCTCAGCCGCCCTTTCCCGATGCTTCCTTTCCGCCCCTTGGCTGCCCGCCAGCGCTAATCCTTGCCGGAAGGCATGATGCCCGCCGCGTGCCGGGCGCGGCCGAAACGCTCGCCCGCCAGCTTCGCTCCGCCGGCAGCGACGTCGAAATGCACATGCTCGACACCGGACATGGCCTTGATCCGGCCGGGCAGGACCGTCAACTCGCCAAAGCCTGGCTGGCGCGCTTCGCCGCTCCGGCGAAGGACGGAAATTCCCAGGCATAAGCGTGCAAGTTCAAAGCGCTAGATCAGCCGGTTGACTCAAAATCAGAGCGATGTTTCTCGCCGAAACAGCCACTCGAGAATGGGCGGAATGAACGGCGGATAGTTGTGAGCCCGAGGGTCCGGGCCAAAGATCGCGATCGCCTCGTCGATTTCCGGTTCGGGATCACCAGCGATATGTGCCGCCACACGGGCAACGAGCGCGGCTGCCGTTTCAGGATGGCGGTAGACGCGCAGAACCGTCACGGCGCGGTCCATGTGCAGGAGGTGGTAGCCGGACTCGGCGACGGCAAGCGCCAGATCGATACCGGTTTCTTCCAGCGCCTCACGGCGGATGTTGCCGGCGACGTCGCAGCGGCCATCGACGATATCCTCGGGCTCCAGCGAGCCAGAAGGGCTGTAGACGCGGGCCGGATTGGCCGTGTGCGAACCCATGCGCACCAGGATCAACGCACCGTCGCAGGAAAGGATCGCCGGCATGGCAAAGAGATGGAAGGCGCCTTCGACCCGCGTCCTCCGCCACCAGAGAAAGGTCGAATAGGGCACCACATGCCCCTCGCCCCGGACCCGCCCGTCTTCGATCCTCAGCGCCCGCTGCAGCACCATGCGGCCGTCGAAGAGATGCGGGTTGGCTGCAATTTCCCGCTGCCAGTTCTCCTGCGCCCGTTCGACCTCTTCGAGGTGAAACGGATGCGCCGCGCCGTTGACGCGGATCTCGACGTCGTCGATCGGAATGATGACGCCTTCGGCCGGCCACAGCGCCGTATTGCTTTCAAGAGCGCCCATGGTCACACATCCAGCGTTATGGCGACGGGGCAATGGTCCGACGCTTTCGGCCGGTCCCAGCCGGTGCGCGGATAGCGCTCCACTTCAAGCCCCGGCGGAAAGATCGTGCGGAACGGCTGGCCGCCGCGGATGACCTCGGGCACCTGGGAATGGTTGCGCTTGGCAAGTGCCGGCGACAGCCAGATATAGTCGAGCTGGCAGAGATGCCGCTCCTGCGGCCCGCGGCTGTGAAACAGCGTCCAGCGGTCCATCACCGGGCGGCGCAGCATCGGGTTTTCAACAAAGCCGTCATGGCTGAAAACGTCGAGCGCACTTTCCTCCTCCTCATGCGGCACGAACTGGTAGCCGTTGCGCCGGTCGCCGAGGATGTTCACCTTCTCCTGGTAGTCGTTCATGTCGCCGCAGATCGCAAACATCTTGTCGGCCGTCTTCCCGCGGCCGAACCGGCTTTCGATGATGTGGCGCACGGCGCTGGCCTCGGCCACCCGCAGCGGCATCGTCGCCTGCCGGCCGTCGAGCCCCTCGCGCGCCGGCCCCATCGACTTGAAGTGCACCACATAGAGCGTCAGCGGCCGTCCGCCGATGCGAAGGTCGAGCTCCAGGCAATCGCGCTTGAAGATCCGGTCGGCCGGCCGGTTGGTCAGCGCTATTCTGTCGTTGAAAAGGTCGAGATCCTCATAGGTCAGCCCCGCATGGCTCTTCACGTCCAGGCACTCGATCGGCTGGCCGTCGCGGGTCTCCTCGCGCATCATCACCGCGACATCGATGCCACGCGAATCATTGCCCTCGATCAGGTATTTCTGCCGGTAGCCGTTGCCGACCATCCGGAAGAGGTAGTTGTATTCGAAGGCCTGCAGCGAGGCCATGTTGTCGGCTTCCTGCAGGCAGAGGATATCCGCATCGCAGTCGGCAATCGCCAGCGCCGACATCTGCCTGGTATCATCGGTATGCGCGATGGTGCGCGCCTCCTCCAGCCGCTGGTACTCCGCCTCGCTCTTGACGTCGAAGAGCCTGAGCACCCGGTCCTGTTTCAGCTGGTTGCGAAAGCCGGAGAAATCGAAGCGGCTCAAGAGGTTTTCGATATTGAAGGTAGCAAGGCGAAGCGACATTTATCAATTCCGTGGCATGAAATGCCGGGAGCTTAGAGCAATTTCAGGAAAAGTGCGAAGCGGTTTTCCGCTTCGAAATGCGGCACTACAAAGAGCAATTCCAGGAAAAGTGTGAAACGGTTTTCCGTCCGGAACTGCGCCCATTACAAAGCGTTAGATCGAGCGGCGAATGTCGCCCCAACACCGCACCCGCGTCTGCCGCCTCCAGATTGATCCATGTCATCCAGAACGCGAACCAATGTGCTCAAATGGCGTTGGCGAAGTGCCCCTGCGCTCATGGAGGATGGTTTGAAAACGGAAATCGAACTCAAGCTCGAGCTCTCTCCTGAAGATCTTGACCGTTTTGCCGCATCGGGCCTCCTCGGTGAGCCGGCACGCAGAGAGCAGCAGCGCTCCGTCTATTTCGATACCCGCGGCCGTGATCTCCACCAGTCGGGCTTC is a window from the Ensifer adhaerens genome containing:
- a CDS encoding DUF1127 domain-containing protein; translated protein: MRELRLTSAGTLPAIMDDLFQTFGFRRIVGAFLLAAWRRRRTLDHVSHLSDRMLRDIGVEEGMRKPAIADISLWQMPVGYPVTRHN
- a CDS encoding PhzF family phenazine biosynthesis protein, which gives rise to MALSYAIYDVFTDRQLEGNPLAVVFGADWLDDEAMQAIAQEFNLSETVFIRRPGGAAHTAKLRIFTPAQELPFAGHPTVGAAIAIAEAQQGAIEEGIDVVQVLEEKVGPVRCAVRLKSGAASFAEFDLPRKSVRLDARFDRQAIADALSLKQSQIGFENHVPSFWSAGAPFVMVPVHDVAAVSSIEFDSLRWEQLTPMAEGRLASAYVYCRGGVNHTARFHARKFGPGAGSLEDPATGSAVAALSGAIHFFDQFVDGHHPVLVEQGVEMGRPSFIHLHLDISGGEISNARIGGHAVKIAAGELYV
- a CDS encoding alpha/beta hydrolase encodes the protein MVMLICLHGSSGRPADWGSFPEEVAPTIRSHRLQGGIPSNDGHTFFTKLPDGTIDPAEIATRADALAAHIATFEPGAAPLLMGYSSGATIAAAILLRHPSASAGAVLLRPQPPFPDASFPPLGCPPALILAGRHDARRVPGAAETLARQLRSAGSDVEMHMLDTGHGLDPAGQDRQLAKAWLARFAAPAKDGNSQA
- a CDS encoding NUDIX hydrolase translates to MGALESNTALWPAEGVIIPIDDVEIRVNGAAHPFHLEEVERAQENWQREIAANPHLFDGRMVLQRALRIEDGRVRGEGHVVPYSTFLWWRRTRVEGAFHLFAMPAILSCDGALILVRMGSHTANPARVYSPSGSLEPEDIVDGRCDVAGNIRREALEETGIDLALAVAESGYHLLHMDRAVTVLRVYRHPETAAALVARVAAHIAGDPEPEIDEAIAIFGPDPRAHNYPPFIPPILEWLFRRETSL
- a CDS encoding endonuclease/exonuclease/phosphatase family protein, encoding MSLRLATFNIENLLSRFDFSGFRNQLKQDRVLRLFDVKSEAEYQRLEEARTIAHTDDTRQMSALAIADCDADILCLQEADNMASLQAFEYNYLFRMVGNGYRQKYLIEGNDSRGIDVAVMMREETRDGQPIECLDVKSHAGLTYEDLDLFNDRIALTNRPADRIFKRDCLELDLRIGGRPLTLYVVHFKSMGPAREGLDGRQATMPLRVAEASAVRHIIESRFGRGKTADKMFAICGDMNDYQEKVNILGDRRNGYQFVPHEEEESALDVFSHDGFVENPMLRRPVMDRWTLFHSRGPQERHLCQLDYIWLSPALAKRNHSQVPEVIRGGQPFRTIFPPGLEVERYPRTGWDRPKASDHCPVAITLDV